The following are from one region of the Segatella oris genome:
- a CDS encoding M15 family metallopeptidase: protein MMMKKRIQCLRIGSLLLLFGCVFSVSAADKESATARRLAREGYVNIQKEAPSIHVSLMYSRADNFCGVVLYDDLKEAFLHPEAMAALKKAQAYLKQLRPDLSLKVYDAARPMRIQQKMWDKVKQTNKDIYVSNPAHGGGMHNYGMAVDITLCTLKGDTLDMGTKIDYMGMAAHIDHEDRLVSEKKISPKARENRQLLRKVMHHGGFIPLRTEWWHFNKCSRATAKKYYKVIP, encoded by the coding sequence ATGATGATGAAGAAGAGAATTCAATGCCTGCGGATTGGCAGTCTGTTGCTGTTGTTCGGTTGTGTGTTTTCAGTTTCTGCTGCCGACAAGGAGAGTGCCACGGCAAGACGATTGGCGCGTGAAGGCTATGTGAACATACAGAAGGAAGCCCCGTCAATTCATGTGAGTCTGATGTACAGTAGGGCCGATAACTTCTGCGGCGTGGTGCTCTATGACGACCTCAAGGAAGCGTTTCTGCATCCCGAAGCCATGGCTGCACTGAAGAAAGCACAGGCTTATTTGAAGCAACTGCGCCCCGACTTGAGTCTGAAAGTCTATGATGCGGCCCGCCCGATGCGTATTCAACAGAAGATGTGGGATAAGGTGAAACAGACGAATAAGGATATCTATGTGTCTAATCCTGCCCATGGTGGCGGCATGCACAACTATGGCATGGCTGTTGATATCACGCTCTGTACGCTGAAAGGTGACACGCTCGACATGGGAACTAAAATCGACTACATGGGCATGGCGGCCCATATTGACCATGAAGACCGGTTGGTAAGTGAGAAAAAGATAAGCCCAAAGGCACGTGAAAACCGTCAGTTGCTGCGCAAGGTGATGCATCACGGCGGTTTTATTCCACTCAGAACGGAGTGGTGGCACTTTAATAAATGCTCGCGTGCAACGGCAAAGAAGTATTATAAAGTAATCCCTTAA
- a CDS encoding MgtC/SapB family protein has protein sequence MMTFEFILRIFVAAVLGGLIGLEREYREKAAGLRTHFLVALGSALFMIISAYGFEGVLKDPNMRLDVSRIAAQVVSGIGFIGAGTIIFQKNAVRGLTTAAGVWVTAAIGLGCGAGLYVLSAVATLLVLVGMEAFNYVLRRLDRHHENGQEDVKSMKENRDE, from the coding sequence ATGATGACATTCGAGTTTATCCTTCGTATCTTCGTGGCAGCCGTCTTAGGCGGGCTTATCGGTCTCGAACGTGAATATAGAGAGAAGGCGGCAGGACTGCGTACTCACTTTCTTGTTGCATTGGGTTCGGCTCTTTTCATGATTATTTCTGCCTATGGTTTTGAGGGCGTATTGAAAGACCCCAATATGCGTCTTGACGTGTCGCGCATAGCAGCTCAGGTGGTTTCGGGTATCGGTTTCATCGGTGCCGGAACGATAATTTTCCAGAAAAATGCCGTGCGCGGGCTGACAACGGCAGCCGGAGTGTGGGTCACTGCGGCTATAGGTTTAGGCTGTGGTGCCGGACTTTATGTGCTCTCGGCAGTGGCTACGTTGCTTGTGTTGGTGGGAATGGAGGCATTTAATTATGTTCTTCGTCGGCTCGATCGTCATCATGAAAACGGTCAAGAAGATGTAAAATCGATGAAAGAAAACAGAGATGAGTGA
- a CDS encoding THUMP-like domain-containing protein produces the protein MNSELFIRQHRLDDVRTLAFQADKYSEVDMPFALEQIQGWQLARRKLPEWAAEDGVLFPPHLSMEQCSSEQAARYKCSVVERLLTAEERQKGMMTDLTGGFGVDFSYMARSFGKAVYVEQQERLCEIARHNFHCFGLQQAEVVHGDGGDFLHSLQDKQALIYLDPARRDAHGGKTYAIEDCSPDVTALSDELVERARLVMIKLSPMLDWHAAVVRMKHVCEVHIVSVGGECKELLLVMQQGEAGEKRLFCVNDDDAFVCRIGEEPRQWPLVEDLRSVRWLYEPNASLMKGGCFGSLAERFKLQGVGQNSHLFVSEKRVEDFPGRGFCIEDIMSMNRKELKTKLAGLAKANIAVRNFPLSAVELRKKLHLKDGGDTYLFATTVGTVHTLIICKKQM, from the coding sequence ATGAATTCTGAATTGTTTATCCGTCAGCATCGCTTGGATGATGTGCGCACGTTGGCCTTCCAAGCCGATAAATACTCCGAGGTTGACATGCCGTTTGCCCTCGAACAGATACAGGGGTGGCAATTGGCACGGCGCAAACTGCCTGAATGGGCAGCAGAAGATGGTGTGCTGTTTCCACCTCATTTGTCAATGGAACAGTGTTCGAGTGAGCAGGCGGCACGTTATAAATGCAGTGTCGTGGAGCGGCTGTTGACGGCAGAAGAACGGCAGAAAGGCATGATGACAGATCTCACCGGAGGCTTCGGAGTTGACTTTTCATATATGGCACGCAGTTTCGGAAAGGCGGTATATGTGGAGCAACAAGAACGACTCTGTGAGATTGCACGCCACAATTTCCACTGCTTCGGACTGCAGCAGGCCGAGGTGGTGCATGGAGATGGGGGCGATTTTCTGCATAGTTTACAAGACAAGCAGGCGTTGATTTATCTTGATCCTGCCCGTCGTGATGCGCATGGAGGCAAGACTTACGCCATTGAAGACTGTTCTCCTGACGTGACTGCGCTTAGTGATGAACTTGTTGAACGTGCCCGCTTGGTGATGATAAAGCTTTCTCCGATGCTTGATTGGCACGCTGCCGTGGTGCGAATGAAACATGTCTGTGAGGTGCATATCGTCAGTGTCGGTGGTGAATGCAAGGAGCTTTTGCTCGTCATGCAGCAGGGAGAAGCAGGAGAAAAGCGCCTTTTCTGTGTGAATGATGATGATGCCTTTGTCTGCAGGATAGGTGAGGAGCCCCGTCAATGGCCTTTGGTTGAGGATTTAAGGTCTGTGCGTTGGCTTTATGAACCGAATGCTTCGTTGATGAAAGGAGGATGTTTCGGCAGCCTTGCTGAACGCTTCAAACTGCAGGGAGTGGGGCAGAATTCTCATTTATTCGTGTCTGAGAAGCGTGTGGAAGACTTCCCGGGACGCGGTTTCTGTATAGAAGATATCATGTCGATGAACAGGAAGGAACTGAAAACAAAACTTGCAGGACTGGCGAAAGCCAATATAGCGGTGAGGAATTTTCCGTTGAGTGCGGTCGAATTACGCAAGAAATTGCATCTCAAGGATGGTGGTGACACCTATCTTTTTGCAACCACTGTGGGCACTGTTCATACCTTAATAATATGCAAAAAACAAATGTAA
- a CDS encoding SusC/RagA family TonB-linked outer membrane protein produces MEKERTTRGCKYCIISITALFGLSFLFPTVVMGSIPNITTTGIVQQNKVSIAGRVVDSNGDPITNATVRELGTHNGTITDLNGDYKLSVTIGATLQFSSIGYKTLTYTVKKSGAVNCTLEEDASLLNEIVAIGYGKAKKGDLSAAVATVDNVDKLQKRPVSNVSQMLQGQIPGVSVVANGGHPGSEPTITIRGMGSPNGETPLYVVDGVPGAPFNMSDVVSITVLKDAASAAIYGAYAGSAGVILVTTKQATAGKPSVEYNGVFGFSTAQNLPQSLSWEDEMRVRAYSYQQAGSTLPAGWNVISKDPVYGKTNTDWIKQIFRTAAFNRHNIAISGGNEEFSNRLSLEINNADGTLVNTYNRQVTARLNSMWKIAKFLRIREDLSWKDRKVHDVNTTSAESGVILAALMFPRNTFPYEGNGYMGTVPKAYAEYANIHGDAINPMRILEAAYDNNHASTFTSTTFLDIVQPITGLNFTSRFTWMQTNYMQRYWRPQRTEIGKPNLTNELYYSNYREPQWDWENTLTYDRIFGKHTMGLMASTTASQYSYRFNDATMRGFENEINSMMYFANGTQVINPNDKYYKDRNVSYVARGAYSFADRYFVTASLRRDYASRLPKGKKYGDFPSVTAAWKLTSEPWFKKNSILNVLKLRASWGKIGNLGSIGYGYGVATLSTRYPNDSPDVGSQIGIDNRIMAGVYLANAFNRNLTWETSEQTDFGVDAVLFNNHLHLSIDYFNKNTRNLIKTQDVNWPTTIGISAPLINDGEVNNRGVEISAMWKDKIGRNVSYYVGGNIATLRNRLTNIGAANPDGSKPVWTYERTYRYKDLTPYRSAEGKPLYSYYLLRTDGVFKTDEEAAAYVNANGKRLQPKAKAGDLKFVDVDNDGEIGEGDYEFRGNAMPKLTYAFSAGFSYKKFSFDFMLQGSYGAKLFNAYKYTTLNEAVGSFNRSDKILQALDGPTYAVPRISMTDDNDNFGRISDWYLESGSYLRMKNISISYSFTDLLRKIAFFNSRQSTLDLTLSCDNLFTITPYTGIDPEVGSVGFDCGQYPVSRTVSLAVKIKF; encoded by the coding sequence ATGGAAAAGGAAAGAACAACAAGAGGCTGTAAGTATTGTATCATATCAATCACAGCCTTGTTTGGTTTATCATTTTTGTTCCCAACGGTTGTAATGGGAAGTATTCCAAATATCACTACAACGGGAATCGTGCAGCAAAATAAGGTAAGTATAGCTGGTCGTGTTGTTGACAGCAATGGTGATCCTATTACCAATGCTACGGTTAGAGAGCTTGGTACTCATAACGGAACAATCACTGACCTCAATGGAGATTATAAATTGAGCGTCACGATTGGGGCTACACTCCAATTCTCTTCTATCGGTTATAAAACTTTGACTTACACAGTTAAAAAGTCGGGAGCGGTTAATTGCACATTGGAGGAAGATGCCTCTCTGCTTAATGAAATCGTAGCCATTGGTTATGGAAAGGCCAAGAAGGGTGATCTTTCTGCTGCTGTGGCTACTGTCGACAATGTAGACAAGTTGCAGAAACGTCCTGTAAGCAATGTTTCACAGATGCTGCAAGGACAGATTCCCGGTGTATCTGTAGTTGCTAATGGCGGTCATCCTGGTTCAGAGCCAACGATTACCATTCGCGGTATGGGCTCTCCAAACGGCGAAACTCCCCTGTATGTCGTTGATGGTGTACCCGGAGCACCTTTCAATATGAGTGATGTTGTCTCAATTACAGTATTGAAAGATGCTGCTTCTGCCGCCATTTATGGGGCCTATGCCGGTTCTGCAGGTGTCATTCTCGTTACGACCAAGCAGGCTACTGCGGGGAAACCTTCTGTTGAATATAATGGTGTGTTCGGTTTTTCCACGGCCCAGAATCTGCCGCAATCGCTCAGTTGGGAAGATGAAATGCGTGTCCGTGCATACTCTTATCAGCAGGCAGGAAGCACGCTTCCTGCAGGTTGGAACGTCATCAGCAAGGATCCTGTGTATGGAAAGACAAATACCGACTGGATAAAACAGATTTTCCGAACGGCTGCTTTCAATCGTCATAACATAGCAATCTCTGGTGGAAATGAAGAGTTTTCCAACCGGTTGTCGTTGGAAATCAATAATGCTGACGGTACACTCGTTAATACCTATAACCGACAAGTTACTGCGCGACTGAATTCGATGTGGAAGATTGCCAAGTTCCTCCGTATTCGTGAAGACCTAAGCTGGAAAGACAGAAAGGTTCACGACGTGAATACGACGAGTGCAGAGTCGGGAGTTATCCTTGCAGCCCTCATGTTTCCACGCAATACTTTCCCCTATGAAGGTAATGGTTATATGGGTACTGTGCCGAAAGCTTACGCCGAATATGCCAACATTCACGGTGATGCCATCAACCCGATGCGTATCCTTGAAGCTGCCTACGACAACAACCATGCTTCTACTTTCACTTCAACGACGTTCTTAGACATCGTGCAACCTATTACCGGTTTGAACTTCACTTCGCGGTTTACCTGGATGCAGACCAACTACATGCAGCGCTACTGGCGTCCTCAGCGTACGGAGATAGGGAAGCCTAATCTTACGAATGAGCTTTATTACAGCAACTATCGTGAACCTCAATGGGATTGGGAGAACACGTTAACCTACGACCGTATATTCGGTAAGCACACCATGGGACTCATGGCTTCAACCACAGCATCACAGTACAGTTATAGATTTAATGACGCAACGATGCGTGGATTTGAAAACGAGATAAATTCAATGATGTATTTTGCGAATGGAACACAGGTCATCAATCCTAACGATAAATATTATAAAGACCGTAATGTGTCTTACGTTGCACGTGGTGCCTATAGCTTTGCCGACCGATATTTCGTAACAGCTTCATTGAGACGGGACTATGCGAGCCGTCTTCCTAAGGGCAAGAAATATGGAGATTTCCCCTCAGTAACCGCTGCATGGAAGCTCACTTCAGAGCCATGGTTCAAGAAAAACAGTATACTGAATGTGCTGAAACTGCGTGCAAGCTGGGGTAAGATAGGCAACTTGGGGTCTATCGGCTATGGTTATGGCGTTGCAACACTGTCGACACGTTATCCGAACGACTCTCCCGATGTGGGCAGTCAGATAGGAATTGACAACCGCATCATGGCAGGTGTCTATCTTGCCAATGCCTTTAACCGCAACCTTACCTGGGAAACTTCGGAGCAGACAGACTTTGGTGTTGATGCCGTTCTCTTCAATAATCATCTTCATCTGAGTATAGACTACTTCAATAAGAACACGAGAAACCTCATTAAAACGCAGGATGTGAACTGGCCAACGACTATCGGTATATCGGCTCCGCTTATCAATGACGGCGAAGTAAACAACCGTGGCGTTGAGATTTCAGCCATGTGGAAAGATAAAATCGGCAGGAACGTCAGCTACTATGTAGGCGGTAATATTGCAACACTCCGCAACCGACTCACGAATATCGGTGCAGCCAACCCTGACGGAAGTAAACCTGTGTGGACATATGAAAGAACTTACCGTTATAAAGACCTCACGCCATATCGCAGTGCAGAGGGAAAGCCACTCTATTCTTATTATCTGCTTCGCACGGATGGTGTTTTCAAGACAGATGAAGAGGCTGCAGCTTACGTCAATGCCAATGGGAAGCGCCTGCAACCTAAAGCCAAGGCCGGCGACTTGAAGTTTGTTGATGTAGACAATGACGGCGAGATTGGTGAGGGAGACTATGAGTTCCGTGGTAACGCTATGCCGAAGTTGACCTACGCTTTCAGTGCAGGCTTCAGCTATAAGAAGTTCTCTTTCGATTTCATGCTGCAGGGTTCATACGGTGCAAAGCTCTTTAACGCCTATAAATATACTACACTCAATGAAGCCGTGGGAAGTTTCAACCGTTCTGATAAAATTCTTCAGGCGCTTGATGGGCCTACTTATGCTGTACCACGGATATCCATGACGGACGATAACGACAACTTCGGACGCATCTCAGACTGGTATCTTGAGAGTGGTTCCTATCTTCGGATGAAGAATATTTCCATCAGTTATTCATTTACAGACCTACTTAGAAAGATAGCCTTCTTCAACAGTCGACAGAGCACACTCGACCTTACACTGAGTTGTGATAACCTTTTCACAATCACTCCTTATACGGGCATTGATCCCGAAGTGGGCAGTGTCGGCTTCGACTGTGGACAGTATCCTGTTTCGAGGACTGTATCTTTAGCTGTTAAAATAAAATTCTAA
- a CDS encoding energy transducer TonB, translating into MKTRMTTRMKALMFMLALIFSFATTETQAQKKTKVYDIVEVMPQYPGGMQELMQYLAKNIKYPPKAEKKGIEGKVMINFIVEKDGSISNVKVVRHIHPLLDKEAERVIKAMPKWSPGKQEGKPVRVKFNIPVAFRLK; encoded by the coding sequence ATGAAAACCAGAATGACAACAAGAATGAAAGCCCTGATGTTCATGCTCGCATTGATATTCAGTTTCGCGACAACAGAGACACAGGCACAGAAGAAAACCAAGGTCTACGACATCGTAGAAGTGATGCCCCAGTATCCTGGTGGTATGCAGGAACTGATGCAATACCTTGCCAAGAACATCAAATATCCCCCAAAAGCCGAGAAAAAGGGCATCGAAGGAAAGGTCATGATTAACTTCATCGTTGAGAAAGACGGCAGCATCAGCAATGTAAAAGTCGTCAGACATATACACCCTTTGCTTGACAAAGAGGCCGAAAGAGTCATAAAAGCAATGCCCAAGTGGTCTCCGGGAAAGCAAGAAGGCAAGCCCGTAAGAGTGAAGTTCAACATACCTGTAGCTTTCAGACTCAAATAA
- a CDS encoding DNA topoisomerase IV subunit B, with product MPENETINEIKNGQQEQPVAYTDDNIRHLSDMEHVRTRPGMYIGRLGDGNLPEDGIYVLLKEVIDNSIDEFKMKAGDRIEIEVEDNLRVSVRDYGRGIPQGKLVEAVSMLNTGGKYDSKAFKKSVGLNGVGIKAVNALSSHFEVKSFRDGKVRELTFEKGVKKSDKTLDTNDENGTYIYFEPDNTLFKDYSFHNDIVETMLRNYTYLNSGLTIMYNGRRIKSRNGLADLLNDNMTNDGLYPIVHIIGEDIEIAFTHTNQYGEEYHSFVNGQHTTQGGTHQSAFKEHIAKTIKEFFNKNYEYTDVRNGLVAAIALNVEEPVFESQTKIKLGSTQMAPDGESINKYVGDFIKLNVDNYLHIHPDVAEVIENKIKESERERKAMAGVTKLARERAKKANLHNRKLRDCRIHFCDAKNDRKEESSIFITEGDSASGSITKSRDVNTQAVFSLRGKPLNSFGLTKKVVYENEEFNLLQAALDIEEGLDTLRYNKVIVATDADVDGMHIRLLIITFFLQFFPELIKKGHVYVLQTPLFRVRNKRTKVKNKQVVAEADTRLDKKEKKSDFITRYCYTEEERINAIKDLGPEPEITRFKGLGEISPDEFVHFIGPDMRLEQVTLHKNDQVGKLLEYYMGKNTMERQNFIIDNLVIEEDLPEADTDPLD from the coding sequence ATGCCAGAGAACGAAACGATAAATGAAATTAAGAACGGGCAACAGGAACAGCCTGTTGCCTATACTGATGATAATATCCGACACCTCTCGGATATGGAACACGTGCGAACGCGCCCGGGTATGTATATCGGTCGTCTCGGAGATGGCAATCTCCCGGAGGATGGTATCTATGTACTTTTGAAAGAAGTAATTGATAATTCAATTGATGAATTCAAGATGAAAGCCGGCGACCGCATTGAAATCGAAGTGGAAGACAACCTCAGGGTGAGTGTCCGTGACTATGGACGAGGTATTCCGCAGGGTAAATTGGTTGAGGCAGTCAGCATGCTTAACACCGGTGGAAAATATGACTCAAAGGCTTTCAAGAAGAGTGTCGGACTGAATGGTGTAGGTATCAAGGCCGTCAATGCTTTGAGTTCGCACTTTGAGGTGAAGTCATTCCGTGATGGGAAAGTGCGTGAGCTGACATTCGAAAAGGGTGTGAAAAAGAGTGACAAAACCCTTGATACGAACGATGAAAACGGTACATATATCTATTTCGAACCCGACAATACGCTCTTCAAGGACTATAGTTTTCACAATGATATTGTCGAGACTATGTTGCGTAACTACACCTATCTGAACAGCGGATTGACCATTATGTATAATGGACGTCGCATCAAAAGCCGCAATGGTCTGGCCGATTTGCTGAATGACAATATGACGAACGACGGTCTGTATCCTATTGTTCATATCATCGGAGAAGACATAGAAATTGCCTTCACACATACCAACCAATACGGTGAAGAGTATCATAGTTTCGTCAATGGACAGCACACTACGCAGGGGGGAACACATCAGAGTGCGTTCAAAGAGCATATTGCAAAGACGATAAAGGAGTTCTTCAACAAGAACTATGAGTATACCGATGTGCGCAATGGACTTGTTGCAGCCATTGCATTGAATGTTGAGGAACCTGTGTTTGAAAGCCAGACGAAGATCAAACTCGGCTCAACCCAGATGGCTCCTGATGGTGAAAGCATCAATAAATATGTGGGCGATTTCATTAAATTGAATGTCGACAACTATCTCCATATCCACCCCGATGTGGCAGAAGTGATAGAGAACAAGATCAAAGAAAGCGAGCGGGAACGCAAGGCAATGGCTGGAGTGACTAAGCTTGCACGCGAGAGAGCGAAGAAAGCGAACCTGCATAACAGGAAGCTTCGTGACTGTAGAATCCACTTCTGTGATGCCAAAAACGACCGTAAGGAAGAGAGTTCTATTTTCATTACCGAGGGAGATTCGGCCAGTGGAAGCATCACCAAGAGTCGTGATGTGAATACTCAGGCGGTCTTTTCTCTGCGTGGGAAACCACTCAACTCATTCGGATTGACGAAGAAAGTGGTGTATGAGAATGAAGAATTCAACTTGCTTCAAGCTGCACTTGATATTGAAGAAGGACTTGATACACTGCGGTATAATAAGGTGATTGTGGCTACTGATGCCGATGTTGACGGCATGCATATCCGCTTGTTGATAATAACTTTCTTCCTTCAGTTCTTTCCTGAACTCATCAAGAAAGGGCATGTTTACGTGCTTCAAACCCCACTTTTCCGCGTCAGAAACAAGCGCACGAAGGTCAAGAACAAGCAGGTAGTTGCTGAAGCAGACACCCGATTGGACAAGAAAGAGAAGAAAAGTGACTTCATCACGCGTTATTGTTACACCGAAGAAGAACGTATCAACGCCATAAAAGACCTCGGGCCGGAGCCTGAAATCACACGATTTAAGGGGTTGGGAGAAATCAGTCCCGATGAATTTGTACACTTCATAGGCCCTGACATGCGTCTCGAACAGGTGACGCTCCATAAGAACGACCAGGTAGGGAAGCTGTTGGAGTATTACATGGGTAAGAATACAATGGAGCGACAGAACTTCATTATTGATAATCTTGTTATCGAAGAAGATCTCCCCGAGGCTGATACCGACCCATTAGATTAA
- a CDS encoding S41 family peptidase, producing MRKERYTKVRTHALHQGMAWAILFFILLLPQSSMAQRINLGSGSPMRKLQIAEMAITNLYVDSVDEKKLVEDGIRGMIEKLDPHSSYSTAKETKQMNEPLQGSFEGIGVQFNMVQDTLLVIQPIVNGPSERVGILAGDRIVSVNDTAIAGVKMSKEDIMKRLRGVKGSKVKLGIVRRGIAGTLKFTVIRDKIPVKTLDAAYMIRPQVGYIRIGSFGLTTYNEFMDAVEGLKVLGMKDLILDLQENGGGYLMAAVQIANEFLHHDDLIVYTQGRRVPRQDYRADGKGKLVDGKVLVLINEYTASAAEIVTGAIQDQDRGEVVGRRSFGKGLVQRPIDFADGSMIRLTIAHYYTPSGRCIQKPYKKGEALDYAMDIEKRFKHGELYSADSIHFADSLKYKTLRKQRIVYGGGGIMPDYFVPLDTTLYTQFHRQLAARSYIINANLKYIDNNRKQLKKQFATFGDFNARYEVPQSFVDDVLQMAAKDKIKPKDDKELQATLPQLRRQLKALVARDLWDMSEYFQIINETNPIVEKAVELMK from the coding sequence ATGAGAAAAGAACGCTATACAAAAGTCCGCACTCATGCACTCCATCAGGGAATGGCATGGGCCATTTTGTTTTTTATCCTGCTGTTACCTCAATCGTCAATGGCACAGCGAATAAATCTCGGAAGCGGCTCTCCGATGCGTAAACTGCAGATTGCAGAAATGGCCATCACTAATCTCTATGTTGACAGTGTCGATGAAAAGAAACTCGTTGAAGACGGTATTCGTGGCATGATAGAGAAGCTCGATCCCCACTCTTCCTATTCAACAGCAAAGGAAACCAAGCAGATGAATGAGCCTTTGCAGGGTTCGTTTGAGGGTATCGGCGTACAGTTCAATATGGTGCAAGACACGTTGTTGGTTATTCAACCGATAGTAAACGGCCCATCAGAACGTGTCGGTATTCTTGCCGGTGACCGCATTGTGAGTGTCAACGACACGGCGATTGCAGGCGTGAAGATGTCGAAAGAGGATATCATGAAGCGGCTTCGGGGCGTCAAGGGCTCAAAGGTGAAGCTTGGAATTGTGCGTCGTGGCATTGCCGGTACACTCAAATTCACCGTCATCCGGGATAAAATTCCAGTGAAAACTCTTGATGCAGCCTATATGATTCGGCCGCAGGTGGGTTATATCCGCATAGGAAGTTTCGGACTTACTACGTATAATGAATTCATGGATGCCGTTGAAGGACTGAAAGTCTTGGGCATGAAAGACCTCATTCTCGACCTCCAGGAGAACGGCGGAGGCTATCTTATGGCTGCTGTCCAGATTGCCAATGAATTTCTTCATCACGATGATTTGATTGTCTATACACAAGGACGCAGGGTGCCTCGGCAGGACTATCGCGCTGACGGAAAGGGCAAGTTGGTTGATGGGAAGGTGCTCGTACTCATCAATGAATACACAGCTTCAGCTGCTGAAATCGTCACGGGGGCCATCCAGGATCAAGACCGTGGCGAGGTCGTCGGCCGCAGATCTTTCGGTAAAGGCCTTGTACAGCGTCCGATAGACTTTGCTGACGGCAGTATGATCCGCCTCACGATAGCCCATTACTACACGCCTTCGGGCCGTTGCATACAGAAACCTTATAAGAAAGGTGAAGCGCTTGACTATGCCATGGACATTGAAAAACGCTTCAAACATGGTGAACTTTATAGTGCTGACAGCATTCATTTTGCCGACTCCCTGAAGTATAAGACCTTGCGAAAGCAGCGCATTGTCTATGGTGGAGGGGGCATTATGCCCGATTACTTCGTGCCTCTCGACACCACACTGTACACGCAGTTTCATCGCCAGTTGGCTGCCCGAAGCTATATCATCAATGCAAATTTGAAATATATAGATAACAACCGAAAGCAGCTGAAAAAGCAGTTTGCTACCTTTGGTGACTTCAATGCCCGCTATGAAGTGCCTCAATCGTTTGTCGATGACGTGCTCCAGATGGCAGCAAAAGACAAGATAAAGCCCAAGGACGACAAAGAATTGCAGGCCACCCTGCCCCAGTTGCGCCGCCAACTCAAGGCGCTTGTGGCTCGCGACTTGTGGGATATGAGCGAGTATTTCCAGATTATCAACGAGACCAATCCTATTGTGGAGAAGGCTGTGGAGCTGATGAAATGA